ACAAGTCACCCCACAATGGAGTTTGTTATAAAACTGTGCAACAGTACAACTGCTAAAACTTGATTAAAGGTGGAAGGTTGAAAACTTCAATAGGATCCATGTCTTAATTCTAGGCAGCAAAAAGTAGTTTCAAGGTTTATACAATTCCACTTACAGAATGCCTTCATCAGAATCATGTGAAACCACATAATTGACTTTAAAGTGCTATTTTTCCCATACTGAGAGTTATGTATTATACAGACATACTTGCTATCAGAAGGCACTCACGGTGTACAAAAGTTGGTTGCTCCTGCACATTCTTGGTTGCCTCCTCCTGCCGTTTTGTAGCTGTGTGCTATTCAAACCAGTTAAATTCCTGTAGTACCTGTATAAAGGGACTAAACTGCAATCAGAGATCTGACAGCATGAAATGTGATATCTGTCTACTCATAATTCCTCTCTTAAAACTGCTCACATTGTCTATGTATAGAGCATCTCCTACTGCTGGCTgggacagagggacagaagGGTGACTAGACCATCCTTCCTGTGCTTTGTAGGTTATATTCTACTAGGGAATAACCAAGCACAGAGCAAATTGAATGCAGGAGAAATCTTTGTCATAGCTGTCTTTTAGTTCCTCATTATTTGTTTCCAGTCCCATTAGCTTAGTCATACTTGCTTAAATTTTAAAGAGTCATAATAATAGATAAAGTTGGTTTCAAGCCAAGTGCTGTGGGAGAAGAGTTCAGAGAATCACTGAAGATGACAATGGCAGTTACATAAAGCAGAGCACTCCTCAGACTGTTAAAACTTTTTACATGTCCAAATAGTCTTAGAAGGCTTTTAAGAAAGGATGTCCCTGTAATTTGTATTGTGCATTCCCAAGGGCCAAAACAAactatttgctttgttttccctcttaAATAAGGTTATTTACATCCCATGGCTAACTGGAAATGCTGACTTTTTCTAAGCTGTATTGCTATCAGATCACACATGCACAGCCCTCATTACCCATTTTATAGCCTTATGCTGCATGTATATTCAGTATTATAAGGATGATATTGCTTAGAGGTTGGGCAGTGAAACTGAATACGCAACAATAGATgacaaataatgaataaaaaggggaaaaaggaaagcaggtgGCTTTCCATTAGAATAGCATTGGTTCTACATAATAAATTTACAGTTAGCATATTATTTACTTTTGTGCATAAGCCAAACTTACTCTTCAATCCCATTTTCATGATTTATAGAAGCAGTAACTGGATTCTCACATGCGGCTCTTGAAATGACAGAATTAAACTAATTTACACTCGCAGTACAGGAGCATGAGCAACATTCTTGAGGGCATAAGCTGAGTTAGTTTATGATTGACAGCTTTCTTCATTTGCTGCTCTGTACAGGACTATAATATTTACTATATCATATACACATATTTTCAACATCAAAGGTGTAATCATCATCATTCATGATTTCTAtgatcatttttaaaagtaaaaatggcaaaaatccCAGTAAAGCAACAATATGTTCTACAGAGTCTAATTGGAacaaattttcctttattttttttttgcatctggCTTAAGCAGAAGCTGTTGGCTCAGGAAGCGCAAGAAGATAAACCTATAGAAAACCTTCCTGATAACTGCATTGGTCTTTTTAACAGAGCTTGGGGACAGCCGTACAGTTGTAGGTGGTGTAATACTGTCACACCGTTAGCCAGCAGTTTAGCACACATCTAGGTTTAAAAAAACTAAACATTGTCTATCACTATGTACCACTGAGACCCAAAGCACCATCTAGTTGGCAATGGACAGAACTAAAAACTAGCCAATAATACTTCGCTTTAAAACTTCAGCATGACTCCGAGTATTGTTAGAAAATGATACTGCAGCGTCCTTCATTGCAATGCTTCTAGGAATAACGTCAGCAACTAGTTAATATTCCTGAGCTGCCAAAACCATTATTGAACGCACTGATTTGGGATATACAGGCTACTTACCAGGAGCACAAAGGTGCAGTGGATTCCCCTTGGTTAACATGAGTTAGAACTGTCTTTGTGGAGGGCTCCTGAACAGTTCATATCCTTGCACTGGCAACCATTTGGAAACCTTATCTAATTACATTTCTTATCAGTTCTCCTCATTAACGTGTGGACACAGTATGGAACCAAGGCGACTACAGTCAGAGGCATAGCTGCACTCTTACAAAAAGAGAGAATGTAGAACAAGTACTCAGTATGAGTAGGTATCTTAACAAAGTTATACAGCTGTAGTGTAGCTAAAGAAGCAGCTATGCACAGCACGCGGAAACTTATCTTACAGCTGTTTGTACCTTTGCAGCTGGTGATGAACATTTCAGAATTAATACCAATACCTAAGCCAAAGAATGCACCTAAATTTCTCACCAGTCCAGCAAATGGAGTTGTGTCAATGTTTATCCAGTCTGGATTGGCACACCACTTCTTGGCCTTTGGAACAGACCACAGCAAGTCAATATCAAGAAGCTTGAGGACTAGGTAAAAACCAAGGgcaaagatgaaaagaaacaagtttgTCTTGATGTACATTCTCAAGCTTGCTGTCTGAATAGCAGGGGTATGCTCAAATGCTTCTGCTACAGCAATTCCTGTGGATAAGAAAGACAGCGTTACAGGGAACAACACACTAACATTAAAGAAATACTTGTTACAGTGTCCCTGTAGGATGTGACTTTTGAAGACAGAATACACATATGTATCCACacacatttatataaatatgcataGATACTAATGCATTCACATACAAGCAATTTACCACTTCTGTGATAGTTAAAAAAAAGACTCTTCTCTCACTATGTTTGGAAAAGAAGTATTAAATGCCAAGCACCAGGTTTTTTCTGATAGGAGACATGCCTTAGGCCAGACCGCATCTcccacatagaatcatagaatgatccaggttggaaaagaccttgaagatcatcaagtccaaccacagcctaaccacagtaccctaactccaacaaccctctgctaaatcatatctctgaatGACATGGAGTTGTCTCTGTCATTTCAGAATTTTTGGATTTTGCATacatgaaggaaagagaaattagCAACATTACCAGCAAATACTCCAAGAATAACTTGGTGAGGGAAATGTGTTGCTATGAATACTCTTGAGATGCACACACTGATCTGGATAATCCAAAAAACAGTCCAGAGTAACGACCACATCAGtctaagaggaaaaagaaagatgcttaAAAATTAAGATATTTCACCTCATAATTTACACCAGGTGCATTTGTGTCAAGTTTGTCTTTTAACCGAGCAGAGACAAGTAGAGAAGTTTAGAATCATAGGACTAAAAACTGAAAGTAAGTACTAAAATACTAGCAAGAATAGTTTAGTTATTCTCTTGCAGCCACATCCAGGGCTGCAAGAACAGATCTCAGTAGTTCCAGATCGTGACACTATGATATATTATAGTGATGAAAGGCAAGTTAAATTAGAACTATTGCCTTGAACATATTTAGCATCATAAAGGCATATTCAAACACAAAGCATCATTAATTTGGTGTAATATAGGGACAACCTCACCAAGCTTGGAAAGCACAGACACCAAAGTAAATACAGGGCTTTCCCACAGAGCTGAATAACATGGTACAGTGCACTCTGCTAGCATTAtgtgtttgctttaaaacaggGTAAGAATGACTACCATGGAAGCAGTACATTAatgcaataataaaataaaaagacccAGCATGTAAAAAAATTGTTGATAGAATTTAAAATTTCTGACACTAAGGACCTGATGCAGTCTGTAATGGGAGGCTGATTCAGACAGATCATGATGTAACATCTGTAAGTTATGACATACCAACCTATAGAAATGCATAACTCTTCTTAGTATTCTTTGTCTTCAGCTGAAGTAAATTAcagtgtggggttttttgtttgtttggttgttgttgttttgttgttgttgttttgctttttcaaactGGATAAAAGCTACTATGAATATTTGGTTAAAAATAAGCCCATTAAAGGCACAACATGTTAAGAAAAATCAGTATGAGTTATCATAATGGGAAGATACTGACCTGTGAAGGGTAACTGCTGATTTCTCTTTCCACCTCACAGTGTAGCTAAGTGCTGCCGTTACCATCACATACCAGACGCAGGAAGATCCCATGGCATGTCCAGATGGGCTCCCTAATAAAATCAAAAAGTTTAAGCTTAAAAATGATGGCTATAACAGGCATAcaaaaagtttgttttctcaaTATAAATTTTTTAGCAGATTCATCTATTTGGAATCCAGAATATTTGCCAGTAATCAAGCAGGTAACATCTCACCCATCTTATACCAGTGTCAGCCAGTATCCTGatcagaaagcacagcatttttCCATGACTTAGACTTGGACTATGGTTAAAAAGTAGAGCATTTAGTTGCTAGCTGAATGCTGATGTCTTTACATAATTGTCATAATTCTACAGCTTGAGTTGGTCAATATTATTTTTCCGTTGCCACATAAAGAATATGAGATAACAAATCtgagtaatttttatttttcctgaagcaACACGCTTACAGGGAGTGTGCCaagctgctgtatttctttcatataCAGCAAGTTATGGCATACCTGAGCTAATGGCATTGAAAACAGCTCCACAGATCCGAGCAGCCAGAGGCCTAATTCAACAACTACTGACACTGAAACTTGAGCTGTTACTCTGTTACCTTGTTGTTATAAACACTAGAACTCCTCCCAGGGTTTGCAGCATATAATGTACAAGTTACATATCCATAGGctacttcatatttttaataccaCACAAAATCATCGTAAGTCACATTCTCTGCTTACCCCCAAAGCCAACATATGTATTAAATGTTTCAATGCAATCTCCAACATTTCTTACCTGGTCCAGTTTCACATGTTATAGGAAACTGTTCAAGGCATGGACTGGACTGATTGGGATAAATCATTGTTTCATGCACCCACCAGTAGGGACGATGGCCAAATAAAAtcctaacaaaataaaatgaagaagaaatgcaataaaaaggtttttttatGTAACAACACCTCAGCAAAGCATGATAAATAACATTATGACAAACACAAAGGTCTATACTGCCCAAACTGCTGTCTAACAGTGCTATAGGTTCTTGTCTACgcaaaatttcatttcagacttCTCTTAAAAATCTTCATTGTGAAACCTTACTTTAAAATGATGGGGGAAAGTCTACCACTCCACCATCCACAGAACACATCCCAAGCTTGAGGAacatacagaatcacacagaatcacagaattcgCTAACcatcattagaaataaatagcaaattTTAGAATAAATACAACTTCTTACCATTTAAATATGAGGTTGAACCAATCACCAATGACTGCCACCCATATCATTTTAGTACCAACCACTTGGTTGAGCTGAaaccaaagaggaaaataaaatgagaatatatTCCGAGGATCTCCAACATGTGACATAAAATTAAGGAAATCCTGGTAAGCCCTGTAGTCTCTCTGTAAATGCTGAATGATAAGCACTCCATTGCTATGAAGGAGATCCATCTTAATCGATtaaactgtatttgaaatataGCAAAGCTCCTTTAATCTTAAGTTTCTAGTGAGGGAGAATGAGAACCATGGAAGGGAGCTATTAAAAAGCGAGAGAGAAGGTGATTAATTCTGCCTTTATATTGTATCGGTGTGGCATACCTGGCCATTCCTGGAACACGTGGCTCTGAAGCTCTGAGTCTGTTAGCACTGCAAAGCTTGTCTGTTTGCAAATTTTAATTGGAGGAAAGTAAGTGAAGTACATGCTGATCAGCAGCAAATTGTGGGGAAAGTTTTGTGGGAACACAGCGCGTGACTTATGTAATCCTTTGTATGAACAGTTGGAACATGTTTGCTTGAATTTTTTCACAGTTCATTTCTCTGCAGGATGGACATTAGTAACGTGTATACCTCATTAAGTTTTGCCTGtataaagaagagaaagaatacGCAGTGATGGGTCCTTGCAGAACTGACATTAAAACTGTACATCTCCATTTGAAGTAGAATTTGGCTACCATACTGCACCCAATacacaatgcatttttaatcaaagaaaaaacaacgAGCATCCATACATTAACCATTCTGTTGGACACTAGATTCATCTTTTAAAAGGCAACTTTCTCAAAGCTgtgaaaaagaattatttccttgATGAGGGAGGCCCTGTTAACCCCCATGCTGCAGACGATGCTTACCCTCCAAACAACCTCATTTAGCATTGCCATTCACACACATTGCTTAAGTGACACAAGTGCTACACACCTGTCCCAAAAGGAGCTGAACCTGCCCAATTGCAGCACAATGTGTGGTCAGGGAAGTCACATGGAACCATTAAGTAGATTCAACAAACAAGGCCTGATCATTAAATGGACTTAGAAGACCTCTCTTCCTGACACAGACTCACCTTTACTTAGCCATTAATAGTTTGCTTTTAGAAACACTTTACCAGGTGTGAAACCTATATCGCTTACTGCTACCAGCTGCACTGAACCACGCAGAAAACTGATGGTTAAAAAAGAGCATGAAAATTCTATGAACTGTTTCTGAATAACTATAAAAGTACTTTTCTGTACATTGACTAAATTGTTCACTTGGTTTCAAGGAAAATCCTTTGCATCCTTTTACTACTTCTGGGTACAAAAATACACCAGGACATCTGCTCAGGCAGAACCCTCCTCCTCGGGCAGATCCACTCAGGCACTCCTTTGGCTCTCCAGATGTTTCACATACACAAAGCCTGAAGGAGCACGCCTCAACAACACTGCAGCGAGGTACCCTCTTCAGGTACAAATGCTAGAGccaacattcattttaattgaaaatattctgctgctgATTCGTATGCTGATAATTATCTTTCTGCTTAGATAGAAAGATAATCACATCGGAATTAACGAATACACCATTATGCTCTTAACAGGTAACAGCAAACATATGAATAAACTTTAGTTTTCTCCTACATTCTTCTGACTGTTTCTGCAGCTCCTACATTCAGATATACAAGAGAAGTCATGTTTATAAAAGATGGGGTTTTTTGggaaaaaaccaacccaacaacaCAGCAAGTCCACATCTGACAAACAAAAGGCAGGAGGGGTTGGGAAGAGGTAAGCAGGTTTCTGCGAGATAGGCAGCTCAGGTGATGTTGCTGCAGTGCCTGGAAGCTCTCACAATCCTGCCTCATCCAGCTGATGTGTGGGTCACTGCTGTGGCATCTGGCAGTCCACAAAGGGCTGAGATACCCAAGACTTTCTGAGCTCCAGCAACCAGCAAAGACAAGACAGAGAAATATCTACTGAAATAGAGCATTTAACAACTACTTTGAACTCTGGGAATGAAGAGCTACTTCCTCAATAGGCTTTTCCTTCCTATTCtgtgcaaagcactgcaaaatgaTCTGTAATGCTCCCAGTCTTTTGAACTGCTCAAGATAATATATGAAACAGAActatttgctgtattttagcAAGTGGAAATGCAAGGAAAACTAGTTATCTGCATAAAATGGTAACAAAGTAATTCAAAACGTGCTCTGACATCAAAGATTTTGACATAAAAACCCTTTAAAATCGTTTCTGCTCACATAAAAGGATTTTAACTGGCTTCATTTTTTCCCAGATAAGCAAAAACAGAGATTATAAAAAACATTCTATAATATTGATaataacacagaaacaaaatcacgCTGATGAACCACAggaggaagaacaaaatgtttaCAGCTACTTTACACCTACACCTGAGAGCAAACATTACATAACCAATGTCAGACGttgcaaagcaaatgtttgcaagggaaagaaaagccgTCAAAGCAAACATCTTCTAAATCACTGTTAATGGGAGCCTATGTACCAGGCCTAAATTTCTGCTACATTATGTTTAGTTAACTGAACAGTAACGTTAATTTCCATGTCGGTGTTTTCATTGGCACTGGACCAACTACAAGGATTGATTAACTAGCAAAGCCTCCACACAATAGCAgacagctgttttcttcagtaaggATATTCTCCAAATGGAGCCACTGAGAAGATGTATcttaatttcatatttcagaacAGAACAGTCTTTCAAGCAGCTCTTACTTTCCTTCCATATTTCACGCCCTCAAGCACTCTGTTGGACCCAGGACCCATGATTGCTCTGGTGAACATGAAATTCTTGTGGACTGGACTGACCATTGGAGTTAGCAAAAGCTAACACAAACTAACTGCTTTCTCTTGGTTCTGACACCTTAATCTGATCTTTCCTTACTACTGTAATTCTTCATTCCTTGGTATAAACTTAACTATGCAAATAGAGGAAACTACAGGAACTCCCATTTCCAACACTAACTGTGAGACTTTAATATTGTATATATTCCTGTCTGCTTGTACATGTAATGACGTCTATGGtacaaacaaaacatagaaTATGGTTCTGGCATGTTCCTGAAACTATCAAAGCTCAGGGATGTTATAATTTCAAGtataaggaaatacatttttggtACCACAAGCAATCTAGAGTTTAAGATTGAGTAAAAAGTATAACTTAGCCTTCAAGTTCCATAAACTGCAGGAAGCTGTGGAGTCAGGACCCATTAGGACAAAAACCTTCACTATAattttttgttccctttccaATAAGATCACTCTTGTCTTATTTATTAATTGCCATTCCCTGGCCTCTGACACTACCCCTATCAACAGCAGCCCACTGAGATTAGAAGCCTGGCAAGCTGAGTCTGCTTATGAGCACCAGCTCCTCAATTTTATGTTCCCTGAGCAGGTTCCATCcgagctgcagcagcttccttGCCTTGAGCTGAAGCTCTCACCTAACCTTGTCTTCAGCACCGCAATATCAGGTCAGGACTTGCAGCCAGCAGTATAATAACGCTACAGATTTTTGTTGGCAGAAACATGCCCCTCTTTTTGCAAGCATCTGTCACCCGCTGGTGCCACAACAAGTTTAACCATGTTACACGCACATACACCCAAAAAAGAGCCAGAAAAGGGGGAAATCAGAACAATTGCACTGCCTGCACCAGATCTCATAGGGGTACAAGCAAGGTAAATCACTGTCAAAACTTCATTCCATGCATTACTGCAATGCTTGAATATGTCAGACATTtagaaaataacacattttaaaacaaattcctgGTCCAGAGTTCGTGAGGGTTAGTTTTTGATGGAATCAGACTGTTAAAAGACATTCTAGGTTAGGGCTTGTTTAGATCAGTTGAATTTGCATTTGCTTAACTACTAGGTTTAGGAAAATCGCATATTCAGACAGTTGCCCAAAGAAGAAAGGCAGTTGTGTCAGGAGCAACACTGAAATGTTACACTGGCAGTGTTCACTCAGGTGTAAGGTTGGGTTGCGAaaagaacagaatcatagaatcagaatcatagaagagACCCCAACGATCCACCAGTTTCATCCCCGCTGCGAGCAGCGCTGCCAGTCAGTAACTGAGGCACTACATAAGGCTGCTAAAGGCCACAACCCGCCCACAGGCCCCGCCCCAGCCCCGAGGCCGCCTCCCACCGCCCGGCCCTCACTCCAGCCGCCGCAGGAAGCACGGCCGGGCCAATGAACGTTGCGCTTGTTGCGGGGCGGCAGCCGTTAGAGAGGCGGGAAGGCGCCGGAGGTTCGAACTCGGAACTCGGCTGGTCCTGCCCCGCACGGAGCGTTGTGTCCGGGAGGGGACAGACAGCTCGGCACGGCCCGCACCGCTCCGTGACGGGGCAGAcggaaaggaaaaggataatgGCAACTCACGGGAGGCGATAGCTGCCCCGACTCTCTCTCCTTAACGCTGGGTCCAGCTGCTGGGGTTGGCTTGCGTCTCGGCAGTGTTTGCTCATACGCTGTAGCACCATGTGTGCTGTAAAGACAGAAGATGAAATTACCGTCGTCGAGAGGGAAGTGAAAGAATTTTGGACTGAATTGAAAAGCATTTATGGCGCTGAGCAGATCAATCAGACCTTAGCGCTGAGAGACTCGTGCAAGGAGTCCATAAAGCTCCTTTCAGGTAAGAACGCCGTGTGTTCGTGGCATCCTGTGTTCTCCTGTTACCTCAGTGTTCATCAGGTAACTGCGGGCTCTTCCTTACAGAGAGATGGTCCAAGAAGCTGAAAGAAGGAGACCTGATGATTGATAAAATCCAGGAGTACAGGAATGGTACAGTATGCTGTTCTACTTATTGTCTCCCTTTGCTAACATTAATACAGCTGCATGTCGCACTTCCTGTTTTAAAAGGTAACTTGCAAAGCTGGAATGAAGCTAGAATCAAAGCCCATTGCCTTCAGACACAGGATGGGAACTGGAGGTCAGGAACTATTTGCTGCAGGACGTAATTGCTCATTCAGAAAGGATAAAGACTAATTAAACGTTTTCTGTATAGTGTTTTCATTGCTCAAGAATGAACTGGTGATTACACTCAAAACAACCAAGTAAAGTTAAATGTTGTTTGGCTACTTATGCCTCTGTTAATAAAATAGAGTCAACAATCTTGGACTAATAGCTCAAAATGTAGCAATTGAATTTCAGAATCTCAGGGAAAAATTAGTTGCAACATGTAATATCAGTGAGTGTTTCCTTACCTGCGGGGTTTCTGCTGAGCAGTTTGTCTGTGAAGATCCATCATCCTCACGTTTTGTAGATGTTACCAGTTCTGGCAGCAGAAACATCCTCCATGTCACTGAACTGTCAGAGGAACTTGCTTCTCTGTAGCTATTTTTCTGAACAACTTTTACTCAGTGTTGATGTTTGATGCTCGCAGTCATGCTGACTTTTCTATCTGTTGGGGTTAGCATGCATTTCACTACATTTTATTCAAATGAATCATCACAAACTGTACAGGCAATTACTAAATAGTGGAGACCTAATCAATCAGATGtaaatgtttgtattttcttgtttcctgtCAGAGATTCTCCAGCAGAACAAACAtatatcagaaaatgaaaaacatttgacagaaataaaatctaagcTAAACcaggaagaagagcaaaagAAGGAGCTCACTGACAGCAT
This genomic window from Coturnix japonica isolate 7356 chromosome 7, Coturnix japonica 2.1, whole genome shotgun sequence contains:
- the G6PC2 gene encoding glucose-6-phosphatase 2 isoform X2 translates to MIWVAVIGDWFNLIFKWILFGHRPYWWVHETMIYPNQSSPCLEQFPITCETGPGSPSGHAMGSSCVWYVMVTAALSYTVRWKEKSAVTLHRLMWSLLWTVFWIIQISVCISRVFIATHFPHQVILGVFAGIAVAEAFEHTPAIQTASLRMYIKTNLFLFIFALGFYLVLKLLDIDLLWSVPKAKKWCANPDWINIDTTPFAGLVRNLGAFFGLGIGINSEMFITSCKGTNSCKISFRVLCIAASLATLQLYNFVKIPTHTEYLFYILSFCKSAAMPLTVVALVPYCVHTLMRRTDKKCN
- the G6PC2 gene encoding glucose-6-phosphatase 2 isoform X3, with product MDLLHSNGVLIIQHLQRDYRAYQDFLNFMSHVGDPRNIFSFYFPLWFQLNQVVGTKMIWVAVIGDWFNLIFKWILFGHRPYWWVHETMIYPNQSSPCLEQFPITCETGPGSPSGHAMGSSCVWYVMVTAALSYTVRWKEKSAVTLHRLMWSLLWTVFWIIQISVCISRVFIATHFPHQVILGVFAGIAVAEAFEHTPAIQTASLRMYIKTNLFLFIFALGFYLVLKLLDIDLLWSVPKAKKWCANPDWINIDTTPFAGLSAAMPLTVVALVPYCVHTLMRRTDKKCN
- the G6PC2 gene encoding glucose-6-phosphatase 2 isoform X1, which codes for MDLLHSNGVLIIQHLQRDYRAYQDFLNFMSHVGDPRNIFSFYFPLWFQLNQVVGTKMIWVAVIGDWFNLIFKWILFGHRPYWWVHETMIYPNQSSPCLEQFPITCETGPGSPSGHAMGSSCVWYVMVTAALSYTVRWKEKSAVTLHRLMWSLLWTVFWIIQISVCISRVFIATHFPHQVILGVFAGIAVAEAFEHTPAIQTASLRMYIKTNLFLFIFALGFYLVLKLLDIDLLWSVPKAKKWCANPDWINIDTTPFAGLVRNLGAFFGLGIGINSEMFITSCKGTNSCKISFRVLCIAASLATLQLYNFVKIPTHTEYLFYILSFCKSAAMPLTVVALVPYCVHTLMRRTDKKCN